The stretch of DNA TTTTCTACTGCTCTGTGCATGGCCAGATAGCTGGCCTGCGCAATATTGATGGAGGCAATTTCCTCCGGCGATGCTTCGGCTACGGCCCAGGCTACGGCTTCCTGGCAAATTTCACGGCGCACCAACTCTCGCCGGCGGGCAGTCATTTGCTTTGAGTCGTTGAGAAACTGAGGAGAGAAATCAGGGGGTAGTATTACGGCAGCGGCGAAAACAGGGCCGGCCAAACACCCCCGACCGGCTTCATCAAGCCCGGCTTCCAGGGGTTGGCCCGTGTAGGTGGCGAGTAACATATTGCAAAGGTACGCTAGGCCACTCTGATGGCTTAGTGCAGGGTGCCCGCAATATGAAAAAGGCCTCCCCAACTGCTGCATGGCAATTGGAGAGGCCTTCTTTAGGGTGTTTCTGTGCTTAAAATATTATTTGTGGCTACCGGCAGTAGAGCCTATCTCCGGGCCATCGTTGGTGCCGCGGCGGTTGCCTTGCTTGTCGCGGGGGCCTTCGTCGAGGGCATCATCTTCATCAGTGGTAACGTAAACATTAGTGGTGGGGCCTAGGCCACCCGTGTTCTGTATCAATTCAGACTCAGCCTGGGCGTGCTTCAGGTTGAAGAGAGGGTCGCCGGGCTGGTCCTGTGGAGCTTGCTTCTTTGACTGATTGGCCATAAATCATAGAGCATCGACCGGGATGTGAACGATCGATTTCTAACTGATACGCGCCCCGCGCAGACGAGGTTGGTTGCCGTCAGCAACAGGATTTTGGGATTACACTTCATGCTGCCCTAGACTGCACAAAAAAACCGCTGCCTGTAGCAGCGGTTTTTTCAGTGTGTTGGCCGGCAAAATCATTCATCCACCCTACTCCTTTGCCGGTGGCAACACAACGCAGTAGAAGCCTTCCTTTCCATTAACCCTACGTGCGCCATTTATTACTGTAACAAAGGTATACTACCGCTCTGCCGTACGCCTTTGAAACTTGACAAACGGCTCTACTTTGCCGGCCAATAGCGCTCCTCGCCCGACAGATGGCAGATCGGTGCCGCTAAAGCCGCGAATGGGCAGTACCTTTGCCTTAACTAACCTCCAGCTGATTCTTTCTTATGTCCAATAACAGCCTTTCCACTCTCGACGAAACTCACAATCCCTGGCAGACCCACAGCAGCGAGGTGAAATATGAGAACCCTTGGATCAAAGTCAGAGAAGATCAAATTACCAACCCCGCTGGTAACCCGGGGCTGTATGGGGTAGTGTCCATGAAAAACAAAGCCTTAGGTATTGTTCCGGTAGATGAAGAGGGCAACACTTGGCTGGTAGGCCAGTATCGGTATGCCCTCAACGAATACAGTTGGGAAATACCCATGGGAGGCGGGCCAGTAGAGCTTGACATCTTGGAATCAGCCCAACGCGAACTGCGTGAAGAAACCGGCATTACGGCCCGGCGCTGGACCAACATTGCCCGTTTGCACACTTCTAACTCCGTCACGGATGAGGAAGGCTTTGTGTTTCTGGCCCAAGACCTGGAGTTTGGTGCTGAGGAGCCCGAAGACACTGAAGACCTGCATGTATGGAAGCTCCCGCTGGCTGAGGCCATTGAAATGGTCATGAACAACCGCATTACCGATGCCATTAGCGTGGCTGGCCTGCTGAAAGCGGCTCATATTCTGGCTAAATAGTGTAAGCTAACGTAGCCACTTCCCGTGGTTTGGCGTTGGCTACATCGTTAGTCGCTTATCCCATTTACCTTTGCAGGTATGCGTCGCTTGATACGTTACATAGGTCACCGACTTTATACCACGTGGGCAACCCTGTGGTTCGTACTGCCTTTCGTGCTGACTTATCCGTTGCAATGGTTGATGAGCCGCCAGAAATGGCACCGGCAACTTCACACCTTAAATCGGGGCTGGAGCATCTTTTCTATTGCTATGTGGGGGGTACCGGTTACCATCATCAAGAAAAAGCCCCTACCACCTGGCCAAACCTGCGTGTACGTAGCCAACCACGGCTCCTACATTGATATTCTGCTGCTGTTTAAGGCCATTCCGGGCTTTCTAAACATGGTAGGCAAAAGTGACTTGGCAGAAGTGCCTGTATGGGGACCTATTTTTGGTAGCACTTATATCACAGTCAACCGGAACAGTGCTGTCAGCCGGGGGCGCTCTATGGTTGAGGCGCGGCGCAGCCTGGAAGCGGGCCGCTCAGTTGTCATCTTCCCAGAAGGCACCATTTCGCCTAAGCCCGGTGAAGAAATGGTGCCCTTCAAGGAGGGTGCCTTCCAGTTGGCTATTGCTGCGGGAGTGCCAATTGTGCCTATATCTATGCCACTGAACCATAAGTTTATGCCCAGTATTAAAGGCTCACTGCGGGTACGCTATTCTCCCTTGCGCCTGGTTATGCATGAACCAATTTCTACCACTGGCCTTACCTTAGCAGATGCCACGGAACTAAAGGACCGGGCGTATGACATTATCGCCAGTGAATTTCTGCCGGAAGCGGCCGGAAT from Hymenobacter taeanensis encodes:
- a CDS encoding ribonuclease HII, which gives rise to MLLATYTGQPLEAGLDEAGRGCLAGPVFAAAVILPPDFSPQFLNDSKQMTARRRELVRREICQEAVAWAVAEASPEEIASINIAQASYLAMHRAVEKLGVGPTHLLVDGNRFRPHPTLPHTCIIGGDGLYRSIAAASVLAKTFRDERMGELAAKFPQYGWEQNAGYPTPSHRAAIRNYGPTEHHRMGFRLL
- a CDS encoding NUDIX domain-containing protein, producing the protein MSNNSLSTLDETHNPWQTHSSEVKYENPWIKVREDQITNPAGNPGLYGVVSMKNKALGIVPVDEEGNTWLVGQYRYALNEYSWEIPMGGGPVELDILESAQRELREETGITARRWTNIARLHTSNSVTDEEGFVFLAQDLEFGAEEPEDTEDLHVWKLPLAEAIEMVMNNRITDAISVAGLLKAAHILAK
- a CDS encoding lysophospholipid acyltransferase family protein — its product is MRRLIRYIGHRLYTTWATLWFVLPFVLTYPLQWLMSRQKWHRQLHTLNRGWSIFSIAMWGVPVTIIKKKPLPPGQTCVYVANHGSYIDILLLFKAIPGFLNMVGKSDLAEVPVWGPIFGSTYITVNRNSAVSRGRSMVEARRSLEAGRSVVIFPEGTISPKPGEEMVPFKEGAFQLAIAAGVPIVPISMPLNHKFMPSIKGSLRVRYSPLRLVMHEPISTTGLTLADATELKDRAYDIIASEFLPEAAGIPEPSTWHKPQPQPHNQEMALPNS